The Clostridiaceae bacterium nucleotide sequence ACAAGATAATCCTGTCCATAAAGCTGTGCGTACTCATCAAGAGAGTGAGTTTTGTGTTCGTTCATAGCGTCAATATCGTCCCAGAATTCCATTAGCCAGGGAAATACATTTATCTTTATCTCCGAACAGGTCCGAATTAAAGACTTTACCTTCCAAAAAGGTATATACTCGTTATGGTATGGATCTATGGATATAAGCAGGGTATTTACTCCATGATCCTTTATTTCCTTAAGGACTGCCTTTGTTGATGCTTCATCCTTATGCCAGGATGCATTGGTTTCAACATATTCGATGTAAATATGGTTTCTTTGGGCAGCATCAAGAACACCCAAAATTCTATCGGGTTTTAAAAGTGGTTCGCCACCGCCTATATGAACGGAATCACAACCCAGACTCTTTAGGATAGAAAATATCTCATCAGCCATGGATGGCTTAATGTAATCGTCCGGCCAGTTTGGAGAACTGGAATAACAGCAATGTTTGCACTTTGATGAGCATTTATAGTTTGTGATTAGTCCGCCGGATACAAGGTTTTTAATTCTTAACAAATTTGCGCCTCCTAACTTCCTTCAAATATACTTTCAATAAAATTAGATTTTCCATCCACTAACAGCAGCCATCTGATTTATTAATTTACTTAGGTTTTAAAGATGGCATAAGCGCTTTATTATATTCGTGTAATATAAATGCTATACTTCTCCCAAGTAAGAACCTACTTTTATAAGATGTTTTTTAAAAATTATATTATAAGGGATAATTCTCATTTACTGTTATATTATTTCATCCAATACATTAATTTTCAAGACACATGTTTATACAAAACTTACACGGGGGTGTTTGGTATATCTTCTGTTTTTATAATCTCTTCCCCATATATCCATTGATGCCCGTTCTTGACGCCGCACTCCGCCTTGGGAGATATCAAAAATCTGGGATACTGCCGTATTTGTTTAATCTGTACCACCATTCGGATTAGATTGTTAAAAGATTGCAGCATATGTTATTTTCAGTGCCGATTGTACCATATTTTTTGCCTTCGACTTAGACAACATCAATGTACCTTAGAGATATATTTATTATTTAGATTATAATGTGAGATACCAATAATTAGGATATAATGGATGTATATTACGCACATTTTTTTGTGAATAATGTACCTGTTTGCCAGGACACTGAAAGGAGAGTATATAATGCAGGGTTATGAAAACAAAAAAGCGCTTATCAGTGAAATTGAAAAAAACCGCAGCTTTATTTGTTAATGAATTTCTGGAAGTTGCAGAAGACGACAAAGATAAACCTATAGAAGGTGTAGATAGAACACCTGCCCAGATGATAGCCTATCAATTGGGTTGGCTTGATTTGATTATGAAATGGGATAAGGACGAAACCGAGGGGAAACAAGTAATTACTCCTTGTGAAGGCTATAAATGGAATAATCTAGGTGCTTTATACCAGAGCTTTTATAACAGGTTTTCTACATATTTTCTGACAGAATTGCAGGCTTTGTTTAAGGAAAAGGTATTGATTCTCGTTCAATGGATT carries:
- a CDS encoding radical SAM protein, whose product is MLRIKNLVSGGLITNYKCSSKCKHCCYSSSPNWPDDYIKPSMADEIFSILKSLGCDSVHIGGGEPLLKPDRILGVLDAAQRNHIYIEYVETNASWHKDEASTKAVLKEIKDHGVNTLLISIDPYHNEYIPFWKVKSLIRTCSEIKINVFPWLMEFWDDIDAMNEHKTHSLDEYAQLYGQDYLVKLLNRYGLNLKGRAFKTYRPMIKKRPFKQILGESKPCRLLSGVYHFHVDLYGNFIPQSCPGFSIPLKELVNGADPNTYRIFNILESTGIGGLAELAIKEYGYAPKNEYAGRCDLCYDIRNHLVLELRLDLPDLKPEGHYMYV
- a CDS encoding ClbS/DfsB family four-helix bundle protein, with protein sequence MKTKKRLSVKLKKTAALFVNEFLEVAEDDKDKPIEGVDRTPAQMIAYQLGWLDLIMKWDKDETEGKQVITPCEGYKWNNLGALYQSFYNRFSTYFLTELQALFKEKVLILVQWIDGFTEDELFKAGSRKWASSTPSNWPVWKWVHINTVAPFKSFRSKIRKWKRLNQSM